One segment of Arvicanthis niloticus isolate mArvNil1 chromosome 5, mArvNil1.pat.X, whole genome shotgun sequence DNA contains the following:
- the C5H1orf216 gene encoding UPF0500 protein C1orf216 homolog isoform X2 — MFAAIQPGLAEGAQYLGSLPPGVCQPDLQPDNNSNFVESAKDANKNWHGMPGKMDPILIRSSSESPSDNQVFQAVGLPEAGVRSPPEGAEIPGAEPEKLSGASSVCSPLEDIGYASSSLSIDSFSSSPEPVCGTPRGPSPLDPLLPSVAQAVQQLQAQERYKEQEKEKHHVHLVMYRRLALLQWIRALQHQLVDQQARLQESFDTILDNRKELIRCLQQREAPCRHQDQG; from the coding sequence ATGTTTGCAGCCATCCAGCCAGGCCTGGCAGAGGGGGCCCAGTACCTGGGGAGCCTGCCTCCTGGAGTATGCCAACCGGACCTCCAACCAGACAATAATTCCAACTTTGTGGAGAGTGCTAAGGATGCCAATAAGAACTGGCATGGCATGCCAGGCAAAATGGATCCCATTCTGATAAGGAGCTCCTCTGAGTCACCCTCTGATAACCAGGTCTTCCAAGCCGTTGGGCTCCCTGAGgccggagtccgcagtcccccgGAAGGTGCAGAGATCCCTGGTGCTGAGCCAGAGAAGTTGAGTGGTGCCAGCAGTGTCTGCTCGCCTCTGGAGGACATTGGCTATGCCAGCAGTTCCTTGAGCATCGACAGCTTTAGCAGCAGTCCAGAACCTGTCTGTGGCACCCCTCGAGGTCCGAgccctctggatccccttctgcccTCCGTGGCCCAGGCTGTGCAGCAGCTGCAGGCTCAGGAGCGCTACAAAGAACAGGAGAAGGAGAAACACCATGTGCATTTGGTGATGTACCGTCGCTTGGCACTGCTCCAGTGGATTCGGGCTCTGCAGCACCAGTTGGTTGACCAGCAGGCCCGGCTGCAAGAGAGCTTTGACACTATCCTAGACAACCGGAAGGAACTTATCCGCTGTCTGCAACAGAGGGAAGCACCTTGCAGGCACCAGGACCAGGGCTAA
- the C5H1orf216 gene encoding UPF0500 protein C1orf216 homolog isoform X1: MPMLQPPPSFTLQVQMFAAIQPGLAEGAQYLGSLPPGVCQPDLQPDNNSNFVESAKDANKNWHGMPGKMDPILIRSSSESPSDNQVFQAVGLPEAGVRSPPEGAEIPGAEPEKLSGASSVCSPLEDIGYASSSLSIDSFSSSPEPVCGTPRGPSPLDPLLPSVAQAVQQLQAQERYKEQEKEKHHVHLVMYRRLALLQWIRALQHQLVDQQARLQESFDTILDNRKELIRCLQQREAPCRHQDQG, translated from the exons ATGCCCATGCTACAGCCGCCCCCTTCCTTCACGCTACAAG TCCAGATGTTTGCAGCCATCCAGCCAGGCCTGGCAGAGGGGGCCCAGTACCTGGGGAGCCTGCCTCCTGGAGTATGCCAACCGGACCTCCAACCAGACAATAATTCCAACTTTGTGGAGAGTGCTAAGGATGCCAATAAGAACTGGCATGGCATGCCAGGCAAAATGGATCCCATTCTGATAAGGAGCTCCTCTGAGTCACCCTCTGATAACCAGGTCTTCCAAGCCGTTGGGCTCCCTGAGgccggagtccgcagtcccccgGAAGGTGCAGAGATCCCTGGTGCTGAGCCAGAGAAGTTGAGTGGTGCCAGCAGTGTCTGCTCGCCTCTGGAGGACATTGGCTATGCCAGCAGTTCCTTGAGCATCGACAGCTTTAGCAGCAGTCCAGAACCTGTCTGTGGCACCCCTCGAGGTCCGAgccctctggatccccttctgcccTCCGTGGCCCAGGCTGTGCAGCAGCTGCAGGCTCAGGAGCGCTACAAAGAACAGGAGAAGGAGAAACACCATGTGCATTTGGTGATGTACCGTCGCTTGGCACTGCTCCAGTGGATTCGGGCTCTGCAGCACCAGTTGGTTGACCAGCAGGCCCGGCTGCAAGAGAGCTTTGACACTATCCTAGACAACCGGAAGGAACTTATCCGCTGTCTGCAACAGAGGGAAGCACCTTGCAGGCACCAGGACCAGGGCTAA